The DNA window ATAATGTTAAAATAATCTGAAAATGACGGATAATGCTTATTTTTTTCCATTGCAGTACTATGATACTATCTACATTCCCTATTACTCAATCATTCCAAGAGGGAAATTAATATTTTCACTCATTTCCATTTTCCATTATTTTTACCGAGCACTGGATTAGGGAgtcaaaattaaaatcaaaatcttTCCACACGCCCAACTTTAGATTCCCTCTTTATTCCATCCTCCAACTCCACAATGCATAGTTAAAACAGTTAGAAACACAAACTTTTGGACATGTGAACTTTTATTGCCAGCCATGTTTTTTAAACTATGAAAGGTGGAAATTTTTAAGTGGAAAGGAAATAGAAAATTTCATAGAAGGGAGAAATGATTAAAGGCAATAAGTTTTTTTACACAAGGAATTAGGATGTAATATTAAAACCCAATCCATGCAACATAGAGCACAGGAAAACATGTGCAGAGTTTCCAGCTCCGAAAAGAATAATCATAACCATGCAACATAGAGCAAGGGAAAACATGTGCAGAGTTTCCAGTTCCGAAAAGAATAATCATAACCATGAGTTCAAAACaaaatgtatgaaaaaaattaccAATCGTGAAGGTTTGGTTTAACATCATACGTCCATCTTCATTGTTTCCTggagataaaataataataaatgttacAAACCTAACTGTGAATAGAGACATTGACAGAAATGATATCACATCTGACAGGCAATAAAGTATTTTGAGGTTTGGAGAAAACATGAGCAAGGAATATGAAAtgctttttaatattaaataaggGTGGCTAAGTCATGACCAAACAAGATGTTTGAAATTCAATAATTATACCAATATTTCCAGATAGAAtattatttgaaaatttcttAACTTATCTACTAAAATGTAAGACAATATAAGATAAAAGGGGCCTTTTGCTTTTCCCTTTTGGTATATAAAATATAAGACTTCTTTAAATGGATTATTACCAACTTTTCTGTAGTCAAAGAAATAACTTTACTTCCAAACCTATGTCATCTTTAATTCATTAGTTTACAAAGAATACTATTTGATAATTTCTTAACTTAACTTCTAAAATGTTAATGataatcataattttttaaaatttgcagATACATGCTGATTTCAATATTCCTTGAGTAAACTATTATAGAATTAAGTATTTACTAAATTGGGAAGGGTTTGTTGCTACTTGATAGTATAAAATTGAAGTAAAACTAACAACTAATAATGACAGAAGTCCAGAGTAAGAGTTAATTACTGAAGTGAAGAATAACTGGATCAGCATGAAAAACACGTCCAACTCCATGGCCTACAAACTGTTCTACAACACCATATCCATATTTATCTGCATGATcacttaaaaaaaaagagaaaatatataaaaaataaataattaatcaagaatcaaaataAATGTTAATCACAGTCATCAACTACTAAACGATACTAAAATAATATTGAGAAATGCGTATATATTGCTTTTGTTTCcttcaaattataatttttaaattattcaacCCTCTAAGCTAAGGCCTGAGGAGCAAGAGGTCCGTTTGAGGGAACTATGCAGGACATGGAAGATGAAGCAAGCTCCCTCTTTAATCTGGTTTTCTAGGACAAAGTTTTTCTACAGAGATGTTACAGTTGGCATGGTGTGACTATATGAATGTGAAATTGATTGTTGAGTCCTTGTAGTAGAGAGGTTTGAGATTGACTATTGTGGGTCCCTCTAAAGTGAATACACATTTTTGTAAACAGTTTCTATGAAATAGAAATAGTTATCATGAAGATTTGGATGGAATAGGTCATCTCTGGGAAAATTCATTAGATACACTCAAGAGTAATACTCACAATGGTTGAGACTTTATTAATTCAGTGACATGCTTAAATAATTTACACTGGTGGGGATGAATATTTtttagaagaattattcaaaggaTGCAAACTGACATTTTGTTTATATTAACCTTATATTTGGTCAAGTTATGTAAAGTTAAGGGCCGTGAATTTAAACCAATGCAATTATCATTTCTTATACATAATAATCCTATTGCCAGAAGGTTTCTGAATGTATGTGGAATAAGGGATGCAGGAATGAGAAAACTAATGATAGGAGCATCTTACTGAATTGTTTTGCCAATTTTCTTAAATTCCACTCCTGGTCCACATATTGATATCGCTTTATCTAGGCTCTCTTTAGTGACCTGTATCATAATAATGTAAGGTGGAAAACCCACTGCTATAAGCACAAAACAAATGATGAGGCCAGCATCTTAATTCTAACAAAAAATGCGTCATAAGGGATTTCCAGAACAGTATCTCAAGAGTCTAAACAACCAAAAACAATAAGAATGGGTGGTATaggaaaaacataaataaaaatcacTACATTTGACAAACTGAGGTTACTCAATGAATTTTATGGGATACAAATTTCCAGGAAAAAGCTTAGAAAAATAGTTGACTCCATATCATTATGTTAATAACATTAATCCATCTGTTATCAATGCCTAGGGAATTAAGACCACTTCACTGTAATTTATACCTCATGTTTTCAGAATGAACTCCAATGCAAAAAGTGCATAAAAAAACAAGCTTTCCAGGCCATGTAATCTAAAATCCAAATTAATTTTTTACCAATTATTTTGAAAACTGGACCGGCCATTGAACTACTGAAGACCCTAGTTCACGGTTCACTACTAGTACGACATAACAATGAATCAGATTAAAATGCAGAATTAATGAAGGGTGCATGGAAGTATGGAACATACTAAAGCATCATATCACAGCCATAGTTGACACGAAGACAAACTGGTACCTGAACTAGTTTTTTGGCTTCATCATCAACATCCCCGCAAAAGAAAGTTGTTGATGTATCACCATGATAGCCCTATAACTCATATCCATTAGTTCAATCACAATCAAAGcacaaatttaatatatatattcaaaaatgCAACTGCAAGATAAACAAAAATGGGGAAAACAACTGAAATTAATGAAGCATACTAGTCCAAAATACGCTAAATGAATTTATATTCATTCAAAAATTGACATAGGATTAAAGCTTTAAAATAACAAAACAGTATCATGTGTGTGATAAATAACTCCTAGCTTTCATCCTCTCCAACATCGCACTAAAAGAGTACATAAACGTTGTAGGCAGCATTGAAAGTAATGACACCAGGTAGTAAAGTACATAGTACATGAAATTCCATGAACACGGCTAGTCCCCTCCCACCCAACCCTAACAAAAAGCAAAACAAACACCCGATGACACCAAAAAACAAATACGACTTACATTTAGATAAACAGTAACATCTATGTTGATTATATCACCATCCTGCAAATAAAAGAATGTATCAACAACTTTTCACCCAAGATATATAACTGCATAAGTTCAAAGTCATGAGGAAGGACCTCAAGTGAACGGGAATCTGGTATTCCATGGCAAATGCATTCATTCACAGACGTGCAGACACTCTTCGGAAAGCCACCGTAGCCAAGAGGAGATGGATATGCACCATTATCAACTATCATTTGATGAACTGCTTCGTCAATTTCATCTGTTGTTATACCTGGCTGCCAACAGAAGTTAAAACTAACATAAAAAcaacttttcttttcttcttagaTAAAAACATAACAATCAGCACAATAATAAGCAATCAGATTTATCTAGGAAACACACAACTAGAGATTGAATGCACCTTGACTAAAGAGCCAGCGTATTGAAGAACCTGTGCTGCAAGCCTTCCAGAAGCTCGCATACATTCAATCCCCTTCTCATCATGCACTTCAGGTCCACTCGCAATCCCTGGCGGAACCCTAGATTTTACGTAAGGAGGCTTTGTTATATCCTTAGGCACTTTCCGAAGCGGAGAAACGATTCCAGGTTTCAATCGTTTACGCTTGGTGTCTTCGTCAATATTCCTGCAAACAAAAGATGAACAAGTAGCCCTTAGCTTAACCTAAATTGATAGCACTAGGTGCAGATTGAACTGAAATAGTACCTTCTGTTGAATAAGAGATTGGTTAAGCCGGAAAAAGAGCGAGGTAACTGCATCGAAACATGATTGATTCCTGTGAGGAGTGAAAAAAATGAAGAATGAGTTAAtttaaaaagaagagaaagatgaagTTGGAGAATGAAAATGAGAGGGAAGAAGAAGAGACGTTGTTTGTAAGTGAATAGTTGAGGAAGTGATTGGTGGCGTGAAGAGCGTAGGAATCGATCTCCCATGAAAGAAGACTTTAACAGTGACACGCTGCTGCTCGACATCGCCATATTTTCTTCTATTTGGCAGATAGTTACTTCCCTCTGTTACTTATTTTTTCTTCTATCTATGCGCCTTCTTCTTCCTTCAAATTTCTTTTCCAAATTtctatcatttttatttatttaattattattgattCCAAAACAAATAAACAGGGCCAGCCCTAACAGTTAATGAAGCCCAATCTTTGAAGACTGGAGCAGCCCATCTAAAGCTTTGTCTTTGCACAGGGAGAAATCTACCTGCCACCCCCTTTTTTATACCTAGcatcttatatttttttaatccaaTTTTATCCTTGTTGAAAAATGTTGAAATACAAAGAATTTTCGGTATatcgaaaatttgaaatttctggtacatatcagaaatttcaaatttatggtatcaccgtttttttttgcaaaaaatatcGAAAATTTCAATTATAAGAAAATTTCCGGTACATCATACCggaaattttagttaatttgaaatttccgggtACATACctgaaatttcaaatttatggaatcacaattttttttttgcaaaaataccggaaatttcgaaAAAATTCCGCTAAAAACTcacgaaattttttaaaaatccggtattttttcaaaattttcgataaaaacgtatattttttgaaaattattgACTTTAAGCTAAGATATAATGGTAAAAGCATAGCTTTGAAAAGGTGGCAGGTTTAATTTTAGGGGTCGCAGGTCGATTTCTCTTGCAGAATGTATTATTCCGGCAATTTCTTATTTCACCATATGGTGAAAGAAAAACTCTGTGTAATTCCTAAAATACTTCTTAAAAATCGGAATTATATTTTCGGTGCACGCCATTTTTAAATAGTACttacataaaattagaaatggatTTCCGGTATACTCCTACTCCTTCCGGTCTcaaatataagcaaaaaaaaatctatgcacttaaatataagaaaaaaatctataaatatttttttattataagtcgttttggacttttcacacatattaagaaaactaatgattgttgtatgaaaataagaaattatgAAGAGTTTTCCAAAATTATCTTTAATTAataacatgtggaagataaatttacataattgaaAGAAGAgagtaataaatatttaaggatataattggaaatatatcattaattattcattgaaattataaaacgacttatattaaaatacattttttttccaaaacgacttataataaaaaccaGAGCGAGTATATTTAATGTCACTGTTCTAAATGTACCCTtacaatttttttactttttaatgtTTGCAACGATTTCCAAAGATAAAAAATGAGGGTAAAATTAgaaagagtataaaaattaaatgcatTGAGTCATTCTTCTTAAAgggtgaattttttttataaatttgcttatatatatatatatatatatatatatatatatatatatatatatatatatatatatatatatatatatatatatatatatatatatatatatatatatatatatatatatatatatatatatatatatatatatatatatatatatatatatatatatatatatatatatatatatatgagacggGAGGGAGTAAGCTTTAAGAATGGAAGGAATCCAATTTGAGTTTTGGTAATAAAGTTTATTCCAAATTTTCAGTTCAAGTTTATGCCAATGTTGTGTTTTATTTGGGTTAATTGATAAAGCTCAGTCTGTGATAAAAGATTGTTTTGGTTCGGGATCAGCCCGGTGGTAAAATATCATAGGTTATTATTTATCTCTGTATAAAACCAAGTATCGATTTGCGAGCTCAGCCCGGTGTTAAAAGCTTTCAAGGTTCAAGATCACCCAGTGATAAAATCTGTGTTTGAAATTTGAAGACCAACCGATCCAAGTTTCTTATGGAAAGGAGACTAATTAATTCGATCCACCATTTGGAAGGAAAATTCACCACTTTTCTCCCGTGTTTGTTGTTTGGTTGAAAGTTAGCCACAAAACTTaatttttccttgtataaggggtttGAGAGTTTAacctactaaaagctcttaaGTTTGTTGGATATTCTCAAAGACAATTCTTGGGGAGAGgattaggtttttttttcttttgaccgAACCTATATAATTCCTAGTATTTTCTCTCttcctttatattttattttttgaattttatttttccattGCATAACTTTGGAACCTTTCTgaaatattttcaaactctaattttaatccgaaaatattttcaaatcaaagTTTATCTAAAACACGCATTTCACCCCaccacttctcttgtgtgttAAGTCATGTGTCCAACATGTAGCATTCAAGCCTAACTCCTATTTAAGGTCTAATCATCTCACGGGGAAGATAAATTCCAACAAGAGATCTTTTTTAAACACACTACCACTTTTTAATAGTAGTAGATTTGATATATGGCAAACTAGGTTTAGAATTTTTTATTCAAAGTATAAATCATGGATTATGGGAAACAATAATCAATGGTCTGTTTATCTCTACTTGCTAAGAAAATGGAAAAGTAGAGGATAAACATGATTCCCTTTGGACCAAAGAGGAAAAAATAAAGTTTGAAATAGAATTCAAAACCAAGAGTTTCATAGTAATGTCTCTAGATGatagtaattttttttatgttcatCATTGTCAACACCGCTAAGAAAATCTAGGATACTCTTgaaatgatatatggagtttctccaAGTATCAAAAAAGATAATATGAATACACAAGGCCGATGAAGATACCACATTTAGATGTTTCTTAAagcttaaaaatattaaaaattattctgAAACATTTGTAGCTAACCAATGTCTAAAAGTT is part of the Vicia villosa cultivar HV-30 ecotype Madison, WI linkage group LG2, Vvil1.0, whole genome shotgun sequence genome and encodes:
- the LOC131652190 gene encoding methionine aminopeptidase 1D, chloroplastic/mitochondrial encodes the protein MAMSSSSVSLLKSSFMGDRFLRSSRHQSLPQLFTYKQRINHVSMQLPRSFSGLTNLLFNRRNIDEDTKRKRLKPGIVSPLRKVPKDITKPPYVKSRVPPGIASGPEVHDEKGIECMRASGRLAAQVLQYAGSLVKPGITTDEIDEAVHQMIVDNGAYPSPLGYGGFPKSVCTSVNECICHGIPDSRSLEDGDIINIDVTVYLNGYHGDTSTTFFCGDVDDEAKKLVQVTKESLDKAISICGPGVEFKKIGKTIHDHADKYGYGVVEQFVGHGVGRVFHADPVILHFRNNEDGRMMLNQTFTIEPMLTMGSINPVMWKDNWTVVTEDGSLSAQFEHTILITPGGAEIMTQC